The Paenibacillus wynnii DNA window TAAAATCGGCATTGCCAAAATATCCATCCGCTCTAAAAGCAGTCTGGCAGCCATCAGAGTTCTGGAGGAATGCCTGGCGATCGAGACCATTTATTATCCTGATGAGATTCGCCCGGTATCCCAAGTCCCCAACCTGCCTGAAGCGGCAGCTGTGAACGATAAGGAGCTGGATATGGCCAAGATTCTTATCTCTCAATTGTCCACTCCTTTCGAGCCTGCCAAATATACCGATGATTACCGTCAGCGGATGCTTGATCTAATATCCCACAAGATAGCAGGAGAGGAATTCCATATTGTACCTGCACGCCAGGCGACTAATGTAATCGACCTGATGGCAGCTTTACAGGCCAGTATAGAGGCAGTACAACACATCCCTTCAGACCCCGGGACTGCGACTGCACCGAAATCCCGCAAGGCTGCGGCGGGCGGCAAGAAGGCAGCGCCGAAAGCAAAATCAGATAAGGCAGAAGCTCCTGTTATCACACCCAAGCCCAAGCGGCGAAGTGCCAAGAGTAAAGAAACCGTGTCTTAGGAGGATCGGCTAATGAAATTTTCTCCTATTATACCTTTTGAGCCGATCC harbors:
- a CDS encoding Ku protein translates to MHTVWKGAISFGLVHVPVKMFSATEDKDISLRYIHKECGSPLSYVRKCPVCDKEVAWEEIGKGYEYEKGKFITFDKEEINQLTEESTKNITILDFVDLTEIDPMYFQKTYYLSPDQAGTNAYRLLMEAMRQTGKIGIAKISIRSKSSLAAIRVLEECLAIETIYYPDEIRPVSQVPNLPEAAAVNDKELDMAKILISQLSTPFEPAKYTDDYRQRMLDLISHKIAGEEFHIVPARQATNVIDLMAALQASIEAVQHIPSDPGTATAPKSRKAAAGGKKAAPKAKSDKAEAPVITPKPKRRSAKSKETVS